The following coding sequences lie in one Cloeon dipterum chromosome 1, ieCloDipt1.1, whole genome shotgun sequence genomic window:
- the rempA gene encoding intraflagellar transport protein 140 homolog, giving the protein MALYFNYKVDVFPHNVIHVNAALHSQHKILAVASHSEDKGGTVTLCNDEGELVKGVSSHAQLSGQAVSLAWHPAEKTLAVGWEHGVLSMWLEERLQFVEADSPHKAPVGILQWSSRGSRLVSGDAVGMVVAWRADSKGILQPIFQTDLKEPLTCCTFKVENSKLDINGLAKAAVAGDELALDLFSSWRPKTASSRFASKSAAEEGVGFFVGSISGAIYHFDEDGVVTEVCNEKSPINKILYHASKNQLVVLTDSLVLAHFSIQPEGQLVEISRLKLSGRSQGAILVWSGPNTIAVSTRELSVRCLDLDTNDNYLLTLENPSDREHFICLDYNANRGILCGGTNLGRVAIWKYSPAPDLDPEAAWKLQMPNKLTGGAIQHILWGVGGSLLVVHTVKEIFLLREQQICAEFSPEMSTAQVAPNQLTVWHGSEGPMELCCDTQIKGIALDSQQVVVWGTKRITVYELSQKHFKVVGSFACECVGAKVYEHSLYCIEGSSIQVRTNQGTIKQNLTFASDEGEPIGIEICGSFLTVATLLGWVKVWDLSRREAKLHTNPKYLNDVIHDFGEIILARSNCEGSKVSITVARSNLLPDCKLYLWSTDTDTLQAFDFSTQEATLADRFVLNHVWDIEEPKLLVCEAKVQPKLKDQRGKRKIVGTTSAAAPDKQEVMLVTMFATADGRFLIQNTDVLLEPYCRLIGSFAPHYILLKKPSGLEKDSDSGLVARVLMQDFEGLGDCDKTTKNAILNFSYYLTIGNMDEAFKAIRAIKIATVWESMAKMCVKTKRLDVALVCLGHMKHARGAIELKKAISKEAELDAQVAVLAMQLGLNDEAEKLLKNCGRYDLLNKFYQDTEQWDKAIQVAETQNRIHLRTTYYNYAKHLEFIGDLNSAVKMYEKSETHRFEVPRMLMEDQNLEFYMTNNKDPHLMKWWAQYLESNGELEGALEYYEKAGDTMSLVRVNCFREKFEKAISIASDSEDKAACYHLARQLENANKAEKAIEFFCKAHAYGNAIRLCKEQGMNEQIWSLALKANPQDQLEAAQYFEQQQMPERAVRLFHKAGMLHKAVDLAFQFQQYSALQSIILDLDSSSDPKLLKKCAKFFVDNKQYERAVEMLAIAKQYESAIELCVQNNVPITEELAERLTIEKDENNEASRVQVLLAVAESAHIQGNYHLAAKKYTQAGDKIQAMKSLLKSGDTEKIVYYTNVSKQREIYVMAANYLQSLDWRNSPEIMKHIIAFYSKGKALDLLAEFYVACAQVEVDEFRDYEKALGAYVEASRCIARGMASNRASEGVSVDDQKRRGHELAKRLDLIKKYVEIKRLFERESESAQNLSRELLQVPQVEATVRKGDVYALMISHYLKGKNLNAAVKVLEEMKSAGINPTYYLDTEMLRALGVPGQSQTSGILEQAEDEIEEHVDEDDSIGADL; this is encoded by the exons ATGGCTTTGTACTTCAATTATAAAGTGGACGTTTTCCCACATAATGTAATTCATGTGAACGCGGCGCTTCACTctcaacacaaaattttggcAGTTGCATCTCACAGTGAGGATAAAGGAGGCACAGTTACTCTGTGCAACGACGAG ggaGAGCTCGTGAAAGGAGTGTCTTCACATGCCCAACTCTCAGGCCAGGCAGTGTCCCTGGCTTGGCACCCCGCAGAAAAAACTTTGGCCGTCGGCTGGGAGCATGGGGTGCTCAGCATGTGGCTGGAAGAAAGGCTGCAGTTTGTTGAAGCGGATTCACCGCACAAAGCTCCAGTGGGAATTCTTCAGTGGAGCTCAAGAGGTTCTAGGCTTGTCTCCGGCGATGCG GTTGGAATGGTTGTTGCGTGGCGCGCTGATTCCAAAGGCATCTTGCAGCCGATTTTCCAAACGGATCTGAAGGAGCCACTTACCTGCTGTACCTTCAAggtggaaaattcaaaattggatATCAA CGGCTTGGCAAAAGCAGCCGTGGCAGGTGACGAGTTGGCGTTGGACTTGTTCAGCTCGTGGAGACCAAAGACTGCATCTAGCAGATTTGCTTCCAAGTCTGCGGCGGAAGAAGGAGTTGGATTTTTTGTCGGATCAATTTCAG GCGCGATTTACCATTTCGACGAGGATGGAGTGGTCACAGAGGTTTGCAACGAAAAATCGCCAATCAATAAAATCCTGTACCACGCTAGCAAAAATCAGTTGGTGGTGCTCACTGACAGCCTCGTCCTTGCACACTTCAGCATTCAACCTGAAGGACAGCTGGTGGAGATCTCGAGGCTCAAACTAAGCGGAAGGTCGCAG GGCGCGATTCTCGTGTGGAGCGGACCAAACACCATCGCCGTCAGCACGAGGGAGTTGTCCGTGCGCTGCTTGGATCTGGACACGAACGACAATTATTTGCTCACCCTGGAAAACCCGTCTGACCGAGAGCACTTTATCTGCTTGGATTACAACGCAAACAGGGGCATTTTGTGCGGCGGCACCAACCTTGGTCGGGTGGCAATTTGGAAATACTCGCCAGCTCCAGATTTGGACCCAGAGGCTGCCTGGAAGCTGCAG ATGCCCAACAAACTAACTGGCGGAGCGATTCAACACATTTTGTGGGGCGTTGGAGGATCCCTGCTGGTCGTCCACACAGTAAAAGAGATATTTTTGCTGAGAGAACAGCAG ATTTGCGCCGAATTCAGTCCAGAAATGAGCACCGCTCAGGTGGCACCAAACCAACTGACGGTGTGGCACGGCTCCGAGGGTCCAATGGAACTGTGCTGCGACACCCAGATCAAAGGCATTGCTCTGGACAGTCAGCAAGTGGTTGTTTGGGGCACGAAAAGGATCACGGTGTACGAATTGAGTCAGAAGCACTTTAAAGTGGTCGGCTCTTTTGCCTGCGAGTGTGTTGGAGCCAAAGTTTACGAGCACAGTCTTTACTGCATCGAGGGGAGCAGCATACAA GTCAGAACCAATCAAGGCACAATCAAGCAAAATCTAACCTTTGCATCAGACGAGGGCGAACCGATTGGAATCGAAATTTGCGGAAGTTTCCTTACAGTCGCCACGCTTTTGGGCTGGGTCAAGGTGTGGGACCTGTCGCGGCGTGAAGCTAAACTGCACACAAACCCCAAATATCTCAACGACGTCATCCACGATTTTGgcgaaataattttagcacg ATCCAACTGTGAAGGCAGCAAAGTTTCTATCACTGTGGCTAGATCTAATTTGCTACCTGACTGCAAATTATATCTGTGGTCAACAGACACTGACACCCTGCaggcttttgatttttctacCCAGGAAGCGACGCTGGCGGACCGATTCGTATTGAACCATGTTTGGGACATTGAGGAGCCTAAACTTTTAGTGTGCGAGGCTAAAGTTCAGCCGAAACTTAAAGACCAGAGaggcaagagaaaaattgtagGAACGACTTCGGCAGCTGCTCCAGACAAG CAGGAGGTCATGCTTGTAACAATGTTTGCGACTGCTGATGGCAGGTTTTTGATTCAAAACACAGACGTTCTGCTTGAACCGTATTGCCGTCTAATCGGATCGTTTGCACCGCATTACATTCTGCTTAAGAAACCATCAGGACTGGAAAAG GATTCAGATTCTGGCCTTGTGGCGCGAGTCTTGATGCAAGATTTCGAGGGCCTCGGGGACTGTGATAAGACAACCAAAAACGCTATTTTAAACTTTAGCTACTACTTAACGATTGGCAACATGGATGAAGCTTTCAAAGCAATCagggcaataaaaat cGCCACAGTTTGGGAGAGCATGGCTAAAATGTGCGTCAAAACTAAAAGGCTGGACGTGGCTTTGGTGTGTCTTGGACACATGAAGCACGCTCGAGGGGCGATTGAGCTCAAGAAGGCGATCAGTAAAGAGGCTGAACTGGACGCGCAGGTGGCTGTGCTGGCTATGCAACTAGGCCTCAAT GACGAAGCAGAGAAACTGCTCAAAAACTGTGGCCGGTATGATTTGCTGAATAAATTCTACCAGGACACGGAGCAGTGGGACAAGGCGATTCAAGTGGCTGAAACGCAGAATAGAATTCACTTGCGCACTACTTACTACAACTACGCGAAACACTTGGAGTTCATAG gcgATCTCAACAGCGCGGTGAAAATGtatgaaaaatctgaaacgCATAGATTTGAAGTTCCACGAATGCTGATGGAGGACCAGAATCTCGAGTTTTATATGACAAATAACAAAGACCC GCATCTGATGAAGTGGTGGGCTCAGTACTTGGAAAGCAACGGCGAGTTGGAAGGCGCGTTGGAGTACTACGAGAAAGCTGGGGATACCATGTCCTTGGTTCGAGTCAACTGTTTTCGCGAGAAATTCGAAAAGGCCATCAGCATTGCATCCGACAGTGAGGACAAGGCTGCTTGCTACCATTTGGCTAGGCAACTGGAGAACGCCAACAAAGCAGAAAAGGCGATCGAGTTCTTTTGCAAGGCACATGCTTACGGAAACGCTATCAGACTGTGCAAA GAGCAGGGGATGAATGAGCAAATCTGGAGTCTGGCTCTTAAAGCTAATCCACAAGACCAGCTCGAAGCAGCGCAATACTTTGAGCAACAACAAATGCCAGAGCGAGCGGTTAGACTGTTCCACAAGGCAGGAATGCTGCACAAAGCAGTGGACCTAGCTTTCCA ATTTCAGCAATATAGCGCATTGCAGAGTATCATTCTCGATTTAGATTCAAGTTCAGATCCAAAGCTTTTGAAGAAATGCGCCAAATTTTTTGTGGATAACAAGCAATACGAAAGAGCTGTGGAAATGCTTGCAATAGCTAAACAG tATGAATCAGCAATTGAACTATGCGTTCAAAATAACGTCCCCATAACAGAGGAACTAGCTGAACGTTTGACCATTGAAAAGGATGAAAACAACGAAGCTTCTAGGGTTCAAGTTCTGCTAGCAGTAGCCGAGAGTGCACATATTCAAGGAAACTACCACTTGGCAGCCAAAAAATATACTCAGGCAGGAGATAAG ATTCAAGCAATGAAATCCTTACTTAAGTCTGGAGacacagaaaaaatagtctATTACACGAACGTGTCTaaacaaagagaaatttatgTCATGGCAGCAAATTATCTGCAATCTCTAGACTGGCGGAACAGTCCCGAAATCATGAAACACATTATTGCATTCTACTCGAAAGGAAAAGCGTTGGATTTGCTTGCGGAATTTTACGTGGCGTGTGCTCAG GTGGAAGTTGATGAATTCCGTGACTATGAAAAAGCTTTGGGGGCTTACGTGGAGGCGAGCAGATGTATTGCTAGAGGAATGGCTTCGAACCGAGCTAGTGAAGGAGTCTCAGTTGACGATCAAAAGAGACGAGGGCATGAACTCGCAAAGAGGCTTGACCTTATCAAAAAATACGTAGAAATCAAAAG GCTTTTCGAACGAGAGAGTGAGAGCGCACAGAATTTGAGCCGAGAACTACTACAAGTGCCTCAAGTAGAGGCAACGGTCCGCAAAGGAGACGTTTATGCTCTGATGATAAGCCATTACCTCAAGGGAAAAAATCTCAATGCAGCCGTGAAAGTTTTGGAGGAAATGAAGTCAGCTGGCATCAATCCGACTTATTATTTGGACACAGAAATGCTAAGGGCTCTAGGCGTGCCAGGGCAAAGTCAAACGAGTGGAATACTAGAGCAAGCAGAAGATGAAATAGAAGAGCATGTAGATGAGGACGATAGCATTGGTGCAGATCTTTAA
- the l(2)05287 gene encoding WD repeat-containing protein 75 isoform X1 — protein MITTQEELKLKRVAGGSITEHRPLFSSDSLYIYIIWDDGVRQYSIKTGKFVQKLETPNEVVELLSDPEDKNLLHGFTSAGELLTWKQDTGFFENKKTLALKLSSEKKIVGLHLSSNKNAVVVVEDTEKQIHKFIKYNLNTNEKENLPVIGQVGKFSSSVGSSDKDEYLATIHVYNLRVVNLNSSEKFKHTVNPEWGSFSCVRSHPKQNLIATCDQSGRILIWRDVMSFQAIKTLHHWHKLPVNDVVFTGQASSFYSGGSETVIVKWWLDGSQSRDFITNTGASIKNMAISPDNKYVAVGMADNAIHVVNSQMDIEQTIQHVSTHFEERPGVKPIVSRMSFDPRTKALVVNGRSGHVQFYSVENQSYMFLVDVVGQNYLNQQRGLDMVNTEVVLTAMSSDGNWFATVEERDDGLSHLECRLKFWSWDWQHKFKLKTSIENPHQGRVNDIAFQPVLGDGVNRLISTGMNAKFITWCKSEEDSLWTLEFVGKLDNLVPRPVEFSNDTSLYAVGFEGTLSVWETSAMEMKSCLTRPDASERINFVKFGNNASSRYLVAASSSKIVIWDLILLQVVKIIGLKVAWLAANPMNDHMAAFTEGGELVVFLPSEKAPIYRKSILGGKKVSSALYWPHDEVQSNAVGWQRLAQLYFMTDNQEIFTFVSKNEENRDFFNPVEFPNNEGKTATPLAAFVAKQTLSQVKKVEPLPMWKQQVNSYQGSYLKMMCETPSHMLPPMQMLVGELINEYLTAQSSTIEKPQEFFKAPEPMEVIEGSSTDSESEEEGSKVRQKRRKAKTKKLRPVEESTLQSVAKLQFDWVEMLFDAVEITSDEE, from the exons ATGATCACCACACAAGAAGAATTAAAGTTGAAAAGGGTAGCCGGTGGTTCCATTACGGAACACCGACCCTTATTTTCTTCTGATTCACT ATATATCTACATCATATGGGACGATGGAGTTCGACAATACAGCATAAAGACGggaaaatttgtgcaaaagtTGGAAACACCAAATGAAGTCGTTGAATTGCTGTCAGACCCTGAGGACAAAAATTTGCTACATGGCTTTACATCAGCAGGCGAGCTCCTAACCTGGAAGCAAGATACAGGGTTTTTCGAGAACAAAAAG ACTCTCGCTTTGAAGCTATCAAGTGAGAAGAAAATCGTTGGCTTGCACCTATCCTCCAACAAAAACGCTGTTGTCGTGGTTGAAGACACggaaaagcagattcataaattcataaaatacaaCCTCAATacaaatgaaaaggaaaatctgCCTGTAATTGGTCAAGTTGGAAAGTTCAGCTCTTCCGTGGGCAGTTCGGATAAAGATGAGTACCTTGCAACCATTCACGTATACAACCTGAGGGTCGTCAACTTAAATTCCTCggaaaaattcaa aCACACAGTGAATCCTGAATGGGGAAGCTTCTCTTGTGTTCGGTCCCATCCCAAGCAAAACCTGATTGCCACCTGCGACCAGTCAGGGAGGATTTTGATTTGGAGAGATGTTATGTCCTTCCAAGCCATCAAAACGCTGCATCACTGGCACAAACTTCCGGTGAACGACGTTGTCTTCACAGGCCAAGCCAGTAGCTTCTATTCTGGCGGGTCTGAGACTGTTATTGTCAAGTGGTGGCTAGACGGCAGTCAATCCAGAGATTTCATCACTAATACCGGAGCTTCCATTAAAAACATGGCCATCTCACCAGACAATAAATATGTGGCTGTTGGAATGGCGGACAATG CAATCCACGTTGTGAACTCTCAAATGGACATTGAACAGACCATTCAGCACGTGTCTACGCACTTTGAGGAGCGACCAGGAGTGAAACCAATCGTTTCTCGCATGTCCTTTGATCCAAGAACAAAAGCCTTGGTGGTCAACGGCCGTTCCGGACATGTCCAGTTTTACTCCGTGGAGAACCAGTCCTACATGTTCTTG GTTGATGTCGTTGGACAGAATTATTTGAACCAGCAAAGAGGATTAGACATGGTCAACACAGAGGTTGTGTTGACAGCCATGTCCAGTGACGGTAACTGGTTTGCCACTGTTGAGGAAAGGGATGACGGACTGAGCCACCTTGAGTGTCGACTCAAATTTTGGAGCTGGGATTGGCAGCACAA aTTCAAGCTGAAAACCAGCATTGAAAATCCGCACCAGGGTAGAGTGAATGACATTGCTTTCCAGCCTGTGTTGGGCGATGGTGTAAACAGATTGATCAGTACAGGGATGAATGCCAAATTCATTACATGGTGCAAATCCGAAG aagatTCTCTCTGGACGTTGGAATTTGTTGGAAAGCTGGACAACCTCGTCCCTCGACCCGTAGAGTTTTCCAACGACACATCTCTCTATGCTGTTGGATTTGAAGGCACTCTGTCTGTTTGGGAAACAAGTGCTATGGAAATGAAGAGCTGCTTGACCAGACCTGACGCATCAGAGCGGatcaa TTTCGTAAAATTCGGCAACAATGCGTCAAGTAGATACCTTGTGGCagcaagcagcagcaaaattgtCATTTGGGACCTGATTCTACTTCAAgttgtgaaaataattggaCTTAAGGTTGCCTGGCTTGCTGCAAACCCAATGAATGATCACATGGCTGCTTTCACAGAAGGCGGAGAgc TGGTAGTGTTCTTGCCATCAGAAAAAGCTCCAATTTATAGAAAGAGTATTTTGGGAGGAAAAAAAGTGAGCTCGGCACTTTACTGGCCTCACGATGAAGTGCAAAGCAACGCGGTTGGGTGGCAGAGATTGGCCCAGCTCTATTTCATGACTGACAATCAG GAGATCTTCACTTTTGTTTCTAAGAACGAagaaaatagggattttttcaATCCAGTTGAATTCCCCAACAACGAGGGCAAAACTGCGACCCCGCTGGCTGCTTTTGTGGCTAAGCAGACACTGTCTCAAGTGAAGAAAGTGGAACCACTGCCAATGTGGAAGCAGCAAGTGAATTCCTACCAAggatcatatttaaaaatg ATGTGTGAGACTCCATCGCACATGCTTCCTCCGATGCAAATGTTGGTTGGTGAACTGATCAACGAGTACCTCACGGCACA gTCTTCTACTATTGAGAAGCCACAAGAGTTTTTCAAAGCCCCAGAGCCTATGGAGGTCATCGAAGGAAGCTCAACAGATTCAGAGAGTGAGGAAGAAGGAAGCAAGGTAAGACAAAAGCGAAGAAAAGCAAAAACCAAGAAATTGCGTCCTGTTGAGGAAAGTACCCTCCAATCGGTAGCCAAACTTCAGTTTGACTGGGTAGAAATGCTATTTGATGCTGTTGAGATCACATCTGATGAGGAATGA
- the l(2)05287 gene encoding WD repeat-containing protein 75 isoform X2, whose translation MITTQEELKLKRVAGGSITEHRPLFSSDSLYIYIIWDDGVRQYSIKTGKFVQKLETPNEVVELLSDPEDKNLLHGFTSAGELLTWKQDTGFFENKKTLALKLSSEKKIVGLHLSSNKNAVVVVEDTEKQIHKFIKYNLNTNEKENLPVIGQVGKFSSSVGSSDKDEYLATIHVYNLRVVNLNSSEKFKHTVNPEWGSFSCVRSHPKQNLIATCDQSGRILIWRDVMSFQAIKTLHHWHKLPVNDVVFTGQASSFYSGGSETVIVKWWLDGSQSRDFITNTGASIKNMAISPDNKYVAVGMADNAIHVVNSQMDIEQTIQHVSTHFEERPGVKPIVSRMSFDPRTKALVVNGRSGHVQFYSVENQSYMFLVDVVGQNYLNQQRGLDMVNTEVVLTAMSSDGNWFATVEERDDGLSHLECRLKFWSWDWQHKFKLKTSIENPHQGRVNDIAFQPVLGDGVNRLISTGMNAKFITWCKSEDSLWTLEFVGKLDNLVPRPVEFSNDTSLYAVGFEGTLSVWETSAMEMKSCLTRPDASERINFVKFGNNASSRYLVAASSSKIVIWDLILLQVVKIIGLKVAWLAANPMNDHMAAFTEGGELVVFLPSEKAPIYRKSILGGKKVSSALYWPHDEVQSNAVGWQRLAQLYFMTDNQEIFTFVSKNEENRDFFNPVEFPNNEGKTATPLAAFVAKQTLSQVKKVEPLPMWKQQVNSYQGSYLKMMCETPSHMLPPMQMLVGELINEYLTAQSSTIEKPQEFFKAPEPMEVIEGSSTDSESEEEGSKVRQKRRKAKTKKLRPVEESTLQSVAKLQFDWVEMLFDAVEITSDEE comes from the exons ATGATCACCACACAAGAAGAATTAAAGTTGAAAAGGGTAGCCGGTGGTTCCATTACGGAACACCGACCCTTATTTTCTTCTGATTCACT ATATATCTACATCATATGGGACGATGGAGTTCGACAATACAGCATAAAGACGggaaaatttgtgcaaaagtTGGAAACACCAAATGAAGTCGTTGAATTGCTGTCAGACCCTGAGGACAAAAATTTGCTACATGGCTTTACATCAGCAGGCGAGCTCCTAACCTGGAAGCAAGATACAGGGTTTTTCGAGAACAAAAAG ACTCTCGCTTTGAAGCTATCAAGTGAGAAGAAAATCGTTGGCTTGCACCTATCCTCCAACAAAAACGCTGTTGTCGTGGTTGAAGACACggaaaagcagattcataaattcataaaatacaaCCTCAATacaaatgaaaaggaaaatctgCCTGTAATTGGTCAAGTTGGAAAGTTCAGCTCTTCCGTGGGCAGTTCGGATAAAGATGAGTACCTTGCAACCATTCACGTATACAACCTGAGGGTCGTCAACTTAAATTCCTCggaaaaattcaa aCACACAGTGAATCCTGAATGGGGAAGCTTCTCTTGTGTTCGGTCCCATCCCAAGCAAAACCTGATTGCCACCTGCGACCAGTCAGGGAGGATTTTGATTTGGAGAGATGTTATGTCCTTCCAAGCCATCAAAACGCTGCATCACTGGCACAAACTTCCGGTGAACGACGTTGTCTTCACAGGCCAAGCCAGTAGCTTCTATTCTGGCGGGTCTGAGACTGTTATTGTCAAGTGGTGGCTAGACGGCAGTCAATCCAGAGATTTCATCACTAATACCGGAGCTTCCATTAAAAACATGGCCATCTCACCAGACAATAAATATGTGGCTGTTGGAATGGCGGACAATG CAATCCACGTTGTGAACTCTCAAATGGACATTGAACAGACCATTCAGCACGTGTCTACGCACTTTGAGGAGCGACCAGGAGTGAAACCAATCGTTTCTCGCATGTCCTTTGATCCAAGAACAAAAGCCTTGGTGGTCAACGGCCGTTCCGGACATGTCCAGTTTTACTCCGTGGAGAACCAGTCCTACATGTTCTTG GTTGATGTCGTTGGACAGAATTATTTGAACCAGCAAAGAGGATTAGACATGGTCAACACAGAGGTTGTGTTGACAGCCATGTCCAGTGACGGTAACTGGTTTGCCACTGTTGAGGAAAGGGATGACGGACTGAGCCACCTTGAGTGTCGACTCAAATTTTGGAGCTGGGATTGGCAGCACAA aTTCAAGCTGAAAACCAGCATTGAAAATCCGCACCAGGGTAGAGTGAATGACATTGCTTTCCAGCCTGTGTTGGGCGATGGTGTAAACAGATTGATCAGTACAGGGATGAATGCCAAATTCATTACATGGTGCAAATCCGAAG atTCTCTCTGGACGTTGGAATTTGTTGGAAAGCTGGACAACCTCGTCCCTCGACCCGTAGAGTTTTCCAACGACACATCTCTCTATGCTGTTGGATTTGAAGGCACTCTGTCTGTTTGGGAAACAAGTGCTATGGAAATGAAGAGCTGCTTGACCAGACCTGACGCATCAGAGCGGatcaa TTTCGTAAAATTCGGCAACAATGCGTCAAGTAGATACCTTGTGGCagcaagcagcagcaaaattgtCATTTGGGACCTGATTCTACTTCAAgttgtgaaaataattggaCTTAAGGTTGCCTGGCTTGCTGCAAACCCAATGAATGATCACATGGCTGCTTTCACAGAAGGCGGAGAgc TGGTAGTGTTCTTGCCATCAGAAAAAGCTCCAATTTATAGAAAGAGTATTTTGGGAGGAAAAAAAGTGAGCTCGGCACTTTACTGGCCTCACGATGAAGTGCAAAGCAACGCGGTTGGGTGGCAGAGATTGGCCCAGCTCTATTTCATGACTGACAATCAG GAGATCTTCACTTTTGTTTCTAAGAACGAagaaaatagggattttttcaATCCAGTTGAATTCCCCAACAACGAGGGCAAAACTGCGACCCCGCTGGCTGCTTTTGTGGCTAAGCAGACACTGTCTCAAGTGAAGAAAGTGGAACCACTGCCAATGTGGAAGCAGCAAGTGAATTCCTACCAAggatcatatttaaaaatg ATGTGTGAGACTCCATCGCACATGCTTCCTCCGATGCAAATGTTGGTTGGTGAACTGATCAACGAGTACCTCACGGCACA gTCTTCTACTATTGAGAAGCCACAAGAGTTTTTCAAAGCCCCAGAGCCTATGGAGGTCATCGAAGGAAGCTCAACAGATTCAGAGAGTGAGGAAGAAGGAAGCAAGGTAAGACAAAAGCGAAGAAAAGCAAAAACCAAGAAATTGCGTCCTGTTGAGGAAAGTACCCTCCAATCGGTAGCCAAACTTCAGTTTGACTGGGTAGAAATGCTATTTGATGCTGTTGAGATCACATCTGATGAGGAATGA